A stretch of the Candidatus Tectomicrobia bacterium genome encodes the following:
- a CDS encoding DUF2283 domain-containing protein: MAEVKVFYDKAGNTLTVWFADPSQEHVSEETGDEVILMKDGAGKVIGFEKLNFTAPHPDLLRLSFETTPA, translated from the coding sequence ATGGCCGAAGTGAAGGTATTTTACGACAAGGCGGGCAACACGCTCACCGTCTGGTTCGCCGATCCGAGCCAGGAGCACGTCTCGGAGGAAACCGGCGACGAGGTTATCCTGATGAAGGATGGCGCGGGCAAAGTGATCGGTTTCGAGAAACTCAACTTCACGGCGCCCCATCCCGATCTGCTTCGTCTTTCGTTTGAAACGACACCGGCCTGA